TTTTTAGCTCTGCATCTGCAATTTCATAAATCAAACGTCATTGTACCCTGAGTTTGTTGGGGTGAAGCTTCTAAAGCAATAGAGAAAGCaactgaagaagaaatgggaaaGAGGTGTCTTACTGCTATGGAAGAAGTTAGCAGCTGCTGAGCTTCAAGGAGCTTTATATCTATATTCAGCGCGTCATACAACACTATGTACATCctagaaataaaacaaactgCAAGGAAAGAAAACACCCACCTAAAAATCAAACTCTCTATGCTTGAATGCTGACTATAGTTACTGAGTAATTTACCAATATGGGAAGTTAAGAATCACTGTTATTCTGGTCGACAAGGTTTTGAGGTTTCCCTAAATTGTGAGAAGTCTCGGCTAAAGATACTTTTCCTTCATGCTTGGAGATTTCGTTGTCTGCTTTGAGTACTCTCATGATCTTGAACTCGTTAAGATGAGAGAGCTTTCGGGTCAGAGCTCTTCCTTTTCCTGCCATATTCGAAATGGAAATCAATATTCTCTGATAAAGTTTCATGTCCATTATTGATATAACACAATACCTGTGGCTTCATCTACTCGGTTGACACTGGCAGATCTTGGTTGCAGGGACGAAGCTAGATCCTCTGAGGATAAGGAGTTAATGTTCTTCTTTGACCTTTTCAAGCGGCCTAAAAGATAtgttttttctcctttaaaGTTTGTCAGTGGTTCATTTTGGTCTTCTCCTTCAGCCTTCCCTCGGGAGAATGGCAAGGCTACCCCATGATTGTTTGTACTAACCTCTTTGCTATCTTCTCCTTCAGCCTTCCCCTGGGAGAATGGCAGAGCTACCCCATGATTGTTTGTACTTTCTTCTTTGCTATCTTCTCCTTCAGCCTTCCCTTGGGAGAATGGCAGGGCTACCCCATGATTGTTTGTACTTTCTTCTTTGCTATCTTCTCCTTCAGCCTTCCCTTTGGATGACAAAGCTACCCCATGATTGTTTGTACTTTCTTCTTTGCTATCTTCTCCTTCAGCCTTCCCTTTGGATGGCAAAGCTACCCCATGATTGTTTGTACTTTCTTCTTTGCTATCTTCTCCTTCAGCCTTCCCTTGGGATGGCAAGGCTACCCCATGATTGTTTGTACTTTCTTCTTTGCTATCTTCTCCTTCAGCCTTCCCTTGGGAGAATGGCAGGGCCACCCCATGATTGATTGTACTTTCTTCTTTGCTATCTTCTCCTTCAGCCTCCCCTTGGGAGAATGTCAGGGCTACCCCATGATTGTTTGTACCTTCTTCTTTGCTATCTTCTCCTTGTACCCCATGATTGTTTGTACTTTCTTCTTTGCTATCTTCTCCTTCAGCCTTCCCTTGGGAGAATGGCAGGGTTACCCCATGATTGTTTATACTTTCTTCTTTGCTATCTTCTCCTTCAGACTTCCCTTGGGAGAATGGCAGGGCTACCTCATGATTGTTTGTACTTTCTTCTTTGCTATCTTCTCCTTCAGCCTCCTCTTGGGAGAATGGCAAGGCTACCCCATGATTGTTTGTACTTTCTTCTTTgctattttctctttcaattttcaaccCGGAGGGTATAATCGTCCTGtcaaaattcttaaaattttccttGTTCTCTCTTCCATTGAGACTAAAAGGTGTATTACATTCAGATTTCTCATCAGAAGATAAATAGACTTGTGACTTGAATTCTTGGTAATCTTCATCAGACATCTCTCCTTCAGACATCTGAAGACAACCTTCCTCAAGGTATCCATATTTTTCTCTGTAAGCTTCAAGTTCAACCTCCAAGTCCCtgatttcttcctctctcttaGCAAGCAAATCGTTTGTAGCTTGTAAGGCTTCCTGGTCATACTCTTCCTGTTCTTCCATCATTCTTTGGTACTGCAAAGCTTCCATCTGAACGGCCGCCTTTTCGGCTTGTAAGCGAGTAATCATGGCCATTGCATTGTTTGCTGCCACGGCTGAAGCGCTTCTTTCTTCGTCCAGTTCCATGTACAACTCCATGAGCGATTTTCGATCTATCCGAACTTGTCTTTTCAAGCAATTCAAAATGGAATCATTGTCTCCTGGCCCCAACATATCTGCTTCATAATTCTCAGCTGGGAGCTCTGGTCTTTCAAGTGGTGATTTTCTAGAGATCCTAATAGCCCATCTGGGACTGGTATTATCAGAATCCGTAAGTGGGATACCAAAAAATTTGTTTCCTCTACCAAAGATGGGGGTCCTCGAACTTTCATGCACATCCTCAGGTTCAGGTAACAATGGCACTTTAACAGGTTTCACATCCTCCTTAACTGCACTTCCATCAAATCCAGGTACAAAAATTATTcgcaaacaaaacaaaccaaataaaaGGATGCTGCagagaaagaaataaagaaaggacgggtcaattcaataaattttggaCTTACATTGATGAGCGTCAAGATTTCTTCCATGTAAACCTTCATCGTCTTCGACGAACTCCGATTCACTATCTGACAACAATTTGAGTTCGGTATAATTAACGTGGGGCAATTCCAAGCTAGTTTTGTCCTCGTTTCTGAAAGCAGGCACAAACCCAGCTCGTGGCGAAGGAGCAGGAGCTTGTGAAAAGGTACTcccatttttcccttttgaattGGAGGATTTAACCTTCAATGACTCCCCACAACATGAACAACAACAatcatcaccaccaccacccacTTTCTCCATTTGCAGGCCTTCATCTTTCTTCCCCACGGGCGGCAAGCTCACAACTTGACAATTATCGTCCTCCACAAAACATTCAAGATCCTTGTGCAATATTCCAACGAGCGACTTGTAGGTATTGCAATCGGATTCCTTCTCGGTTGCGAATGAGAGAAGACAGACCTCACACATCTTCCGAATGTCAGAGAGTTTCTTGTGGTTGTGGCAATATGCAAGAGATGAAACATCCTTCTTGTGGCTTTCACAAATGGCATTGTTGTAGTAGAAATCTGCATTTTTGTTAACAAAAACATGGTCGATTCTGGTGCAGAACAAACAAGGAACTCGCAATTCAAAGAACTTGGCGAATTCGCTTGCCAAAAATGCAACAAACCCATCAATGAAAAGCAAAATTATGAGAACCCATTCAAGGACTGCACAAACTACGAAATGTGGGAACTTTCCCAACTCCTGTTCTACAAAACGAGTGAAAGAACGTTTCGTCGCCATTGttcctttttccctttttccctACTTTCTCTtgcaaaagaataaaaaattaaaaaatctaacccaaccccCTGTTTTGGATTTCAAAATCCTGTCTGTAATTGTTctatgaagatgaaaagatCATGACCTTGGTGGGATGGACCAGACCTAGATCAtgaccttttttttccttgttttctttcttcttttttttttttttccttcccctCTCCTCTTTctactctctctctatttctctctctgtttttcttttgggggAGTGTCTGTGTTCCCAGAGAGAGGCGACAAACCAAGAGGTTATGAGCTAAGTTAGGGGGTTGAGCCTTCTTAGGATTTATATTTGCGACATTTTAGGAGGCAATTCAGGTTGTCTTTGATGACCAATTACCTGAAATAACAACGGTCATTCCTCCCCTTCCCAACCAACGGGGGAACATCATAGCATCTCAATTTGCTCCAATTTACAATTTTGACCATTTTCCCATTTGCCTCTCCTCTCTTTTCATATgggatttttaaattttgaataagaTCATATATCTAAGATATCATTCCAAACATGACATGTATACTATGGGTtattaaacttaattaaaaattaatcatagTAGATTGTGTAATTCTTGTACTCATCTCGTAttctaatatataaataacacAAATATATAAAGGTCGCTAAAACTATAAATATAATACCTAGTCTGTCactttttgttcataaaattatttattttaaaatgtaatgcCCCAGattctaacaaatattgtcctgtTTGGGCTTTTCTATTCGGAATTCCCCTCGCGGCTTTAAAattagaggaaggtttccacacccttataaagggtggtttgttctcctcttcaaccaaggTGACATCACataaaatttgagagaaaaaaaatcatcacctgGCCGAAGAGGGATACCGTCGATGGGATGGGTGCTCTGAGGGAGAGATTCGAGAGTGCGTTGGTCTGCTCCGGTGAATATGAGATCATTTAGAGGGCCTGCAACACAACGTCGGGA
This genomic interval from Cucurbita pepo subsp. pepo cultivar mu-cu-16 chromosome LG20, ASM280686v2, whole genome shotgun sequence contains the following:
- the LOC111783684 gene encoding probable myosin-binding protein 5; this encodes MATKRSFTRFVEQELGKFPHFVVCAVLEWVLIILLFIDGFVAFLASEFAKFFELRVPCLFCTRIDHVFVNKNADFYYNNAICESHKKDVSSLAYCHNHKKLSDIRKMCEVCLLSFATEKESDCNTYKSLVGILHKDLECFVEDDNCQVVSLPPVGKKDEGLQMEKVGGGGDDCCCSCCGESLKVKSSNSKGKNGSTFSQAPAPSPRAGFVPAFRNEDKTSLELPHVNYTELKLLSDSESEFVEDDEGLHGRNLDAHQFKEDVKPVKVPLLPEPEDVHESSRTPIFGRGNKFFGIPLTDSDNTSPRWAIRISRKSPLERPELPAENYEADMLGPGDNDSILNCLKRQVRIDRKSLMELYMELDEERSASAVAANNAMAMITRLQAEKAAVQMEALQYQRMMEEQEEYDQEALQATNDLLAKREEEIRDLEVELEAYREKYGYLEEGCLQMSEGEMSDEDYQEFKSQVYLSSDEKSECNTPFSLNGRENKENFKNFDRTIIPSGLKIERENSKEESTNNHGVALPFSQEEAEGEDSKEESTNNHEVALPFSQGKSEGEDSKEESINNHGVTLPFSQGKAEGEDSKEESTNNHGVQGEDSKEEGTNNHGVALTFSQGEAEGEDSKEESTINHGVALPFSQGKAEGEDSKEESTNNHGVALPSQGKAEGEDSKEESTNNHGVALPSKGKAEGEDSKEESTNNHGVALSSKGKAEGEDSKEESTNNHGVALPFSQGKAEGEDSKEESTNNHGVALPFSQGKAEGEDSKEVSTNNHGVALPFSRGKAEGEDQNEPLTNFKGEKTYLLGRLKRSKKNINSLSSEDLASSLQPRSASVNRVDEATGKGRALTRKLSHLNEFKIMRVLKADNEISKHEGKVSLAETSHNLGKPQNLVDQNNSDS